The DNA window CAAGGCCAAATCTGCCAGCACCTTTCTGTTCAAAACAATGTTGCTTTTATTCAACTTGTCGATAAATCTGGAGTAATTGATACCGTAAGGTCTTACGGCTGCGTTGATCCTGGCGATCCAAAGTCTTCTGAAAGCGCGTTTTTTCTGTCTTCTGTGGATGAAGGCATACTTCATTGCCCTCTCTACAGCATTCTTAGCGACTGTATAAACTTTTGATCTTCCGCTGAAATAACCTCTCGCGGCTTTGAGGATCTTTTTTCTGCGCTGTCTGGATGCGACGGCGTTGACTGAACGTGGCATAATTTATAGTTTTTGGCGTGTAAGGGACTCCCGTGAAGGAATACTTAACCTCATACACCGGTTAAACATACTTAGAATATTCCCAACAATGCTTTTAGTCTGCTTTGTTCGGAAGGGTGGGCTACAACACTGCCTCTGTGGCGTCTTTTGGACTTCTTACTCTTATTACGCATAAGGTGAGAGGTGTTTGCCTGGAACGTTTTAACCTTTCCTGTTCCTGTAAGCTTCATTCTTTTCTTGGCCCCTGAATGGGTTTTTACCTTTGGCATGGCCTTATTTTTTGAGCACGCAAAGGTAGAAAATATTTGAACAAAACCTTATAAATGCAGATTAATTTTTTGCAACGCCTTTTTTAGGGGAAATGATGACGTACATCCGCTTGCCCTCCAGTCTTGGAAGCTCCTCCGCAGCACCGTGGGTAAGCAGCTCATTGATGAACCTCAACAGGATGAGTTCGCCCCGGTCTTTGAAGACTATGGCACGACCCTTGAACTGTACATAGGCTTTAACTTTGGCACCTTCTTCCAGAAATTTGATCGCGTGTTTGATTTTAAATTCAAAATCGTGATCGTCCGTATTGGGACCAAATCGAATTTCCTTGATGACCACCTTGGCGGTCTTGGCCTTAATTTCTTTTTCTTTCTTTCTCTTGAGGTAGAGGAATTTATTGAAATCAATGATCTTACAAACCGGAGGATCGGATTTGGCGGTGATTTCCACGAGATCCATGCCCAGGTCAAAAGCCCATTTCATGGCATGCATGGTATCATAAATTCCGGGTTCTATGGTTTTTCCGGCAACCTGGGTGAGTTCGTCAAAATTATCGCCAACTAAACGTATAGAGTGATTTCTGATTTGTTCGTTGATTCTAAATTGGCTCCTGAGTTCATCAAGATAGGATTGAGGCTTCTTTCTAAGATTCAAATTAAGGATTTTAAGATTTATTCTGCAAAAATAACAGGGATTTG is part of the Candidatus Vicinibacter affinis genome and encodes:
- the rplT gene encoding 50S ribosomal protein L20 translates to MPRSVNAVASRQRRKKILKAARGYFSGRSKVYTVAKNAVERAMKYAFIHRRQKKRAFRRLWIARINAAVRPYGINYSRFIDKLNKSNIVLNRKVLADLALHHPDAFKSIVDKVNG
- the rpmI gene encoding 50S ribosomal protein L35, giving the protein MPKVKTHSGAKKRMKLTGTGKVKTFQANTSHLMRNKSKKSKRRHRGSVVAHPSEQSRLKALLGIF
- a CDS encoding translation initiation factor IF-3, with product MNLRKKPQSYLDELRSQFRINEQIRNHSIRLVGDNFDELTQVAGKTIEPGIYDTMHAMKWAFDLGMDLVEITAKSDPPVCKIIDFNKFLYLKRKKEKEIKAKTAKVVIKEIRFGPNTDDHDFEFKIKHAIKFLEEGAKVKAYVQFKGRAIVFKDRGELILLRFINELLTHGAAEELPRLEGKRMYVIISPKKGVAKN